In Oryzias melastigma strain HK-1 linkage group LG16, ASM292280v2, whole genome shotgun sequence, a single genomic region encodes these proteins:
- the LOC112144061 gene encoding mitochondrial folate transporter/carrier gives MSSSPNHGTGTVTEASRAVSAPGRLQQVFSHVKVENLIAGLSGGVVSTLVLHPLDLVKIRFAVSDGLELRPKYRGIIHCMKSVWAQEGLRGLYQGATPNIWGAGASWGLYFFFYNAIKGYTKEGRDTELSAAEHLVSAAQAGILTLSITNPIWVTKTQLVLQYGADPTSKHYKGMVDALVKIYRSEGVPGLYRGFVPGLFGTSHGALQFMAYEELKRDYNKYKKVPSEAKLNALEYITMAALSKIFAVATTYPYQVVRARLQDQHNRYNGVTDVIARTWRNEGFTGFYKGIVPNLIRVTPACCITFVVYENVSRFLLGTQ, from the exons ATGAGCTCCTCTCCAAACCACGGTACCGGTACCGTGACAGAGGCCAGCAGGGCCGTGTCCGCCCCGGGGCGGCTGCAGCAGGTCTTCAGTCACGTCAAAGTGGAGAACCTGATCGCAGGACTCAGCGGGGGGGTCGTGTCAACGCTGGTGCTGCACCCGCTGGATCTGGTTAAGATCCGGTTTGCAG TGAGTGATGGACTGGAGCTGAGACCCAAGTACAGAGGCATCATCCACTGCATGAAGAGTGTTTGGGCTCAGGAGGGGCTCAGGGGTCTCTACCAAGGAGCAACACCCAACATCTGGGGTGCAGGAGCGTCCTGGGGCCTCTACTTTTTCTT CTACAACGCCATCAAGGGATACACTAAAGAAGGTCGGGACACTGAACTGAGTGCAGCTGAACACCTGGTGTCTGCGGCTCAAGCAG GCATCTTAACACTCAGCATCACTAATCCAATCTGGGTGACCAAGACCCAGCTGGTTCTGCAGTACGGTGCTGACCCAACCAGTAAGCACTATAAGGGGATGGTAGATGCTCTGGTTAAGATCTACCGCAGTGAAGGAGTTCCAGGACTTTACCGG GGTTTTGTTCCTGGTCTGTTTGGAACGTCTCACGGAGCGCTGCAGTTCATGGCCTACGAAGAGCTGAAGAGAGACTACAACAAATACAAGAAAGTGCCTTCAGAAGCTAAGCTG AACGCTCTGGAGTACATCACAATGGCGGCCCTCTCCAAGATATTTGCCGTAGCCACAACCTACCCCTATCAGGTGGTGCGAGCTCGCCTTCAGGACCAGCACAACAGATACAACGGAGTTACCGATGTCATTGCAAGGACATGGAG GAATGAAGGCTTCACTGGTTTCTACAAAGGCATCGTGCCCAACCTGATCCGCGTCACTCCTGCCTGCTGCATCACCTTCGTGGTCTACGAGAACGTCTCTCGCTTTCTTCTCGGGACGCAATAA
- the LOC112143567 gene encoding collagen triple helix repeat-containing protein 1 produces the protein MTPLCPRLLILLCLVLPLHGQEKGRSRGYRKDPDADKFGSCLQGPAGTPGRDGNPGANGIPGTPGIPGRDGLKGEKGECVSEVFEEPWRPNYKQCAWNSLNYGIDLGKIADCTFTKLRSESALRVLFTGSLRLKCKEACCQRWYFTFDGAECTGPLPVESIIYLNQGSPELNSTINIHRTSSVEGLCEGIKAGLVDVALWVGTCADYPRGDASTGWNSVSRIIIEELPK, from the exons ATGACGCCTCTCTGCCCCCGTCTGCTGATTCTGCTCTGCCTGGTTCTACCTCTGCACGGCCAGGAGAAGGGGAGAAGCAGAGGGTACCGAAAAGATCCGGACGCTGACAAG tttgGCAGCTGTCTGCAGGGTCCAGCAGGAACCCCTGGCAGAGATGGTAACCCTGGAGCCAACGGCATTCCAGGGACCCCGGGCATCCCCGGTCGAGACGGGCTCAAGGGGGAAAAAGGCGAATGTGTGAGTGAAGTGTTTGAAGAGCCCTGGAGACCCAACTACAAACAATGTGCCTGGAACTCCCTGAATTATGGGATCGATTTGGGTAAAATAGCT GACTGCACGTTCACTAAGCTGCGTTCAGAGAGTGCCCTCAGAGTGCTGTTCACCGGCTCCTTGAGACTCAAGTGTAAGGAGGCGTGCTGTCAGAGGTGGTATTTCACCTTCGATGGAGCGGAGTGCACAGGACCTCTGCCAGTGGAGTCCATCATCTACTTGAACCAGGGAAGCCCAGAGCTCAACTCCACCATCAACATCCACAGAACCTCCTCAG TTGAGGGACTGTGTGAGGGCATCAAAGCGGGCCTGGTGGATGTGGCGCTGTGGGTGGGGACCTGCGCCGACTATCCCAGGGGCGACGCGTCTACAGGGTGGAATTCTGTGTCCAGGATTATCATCGAGGAACTGCCTAAATAA